ATTTTATCTGTAGATAAACTTTACCctataacaaatagaaaaatgaaattaaaatatgggGTTGCTGTtcacaatctgccttcaaaAGAAACCTGCAATTTTGTTGAGgtacttttttctgttgaactaattgGAGAAaaaaggtaatatcgaaataaaaaagaaagaaattacagaaattgcttaaattttGCATCAGTTCAGTTTcagtacagcttatttgaaaaaaataagaaaaatataggTAACTgaggagtaaaaaaaaatatttcaattttaatgcattttgttcacaaaagggagataattttgagctttttcaatgaaattaacatatttaaagtcATCTGGAACTaaacgaattgattttttttggttgactgttgtaccatattatagaaaaacaacttatattgcaataaatgaaatttgtaatggaaaaaaaaatgtttgaatatttgctGATGTTTTTTGGTACCGAATCCTATCAGAGCtgcttaatatataaaaatgaaaatgtggtatgattggcaatgagacaactctcctcaagagacaaaatgacacagaaattaacatatGTAGGTatctgtacggccttcaacaatgagcatatcccataccacatagtcaatATAAAAGACCAtgaaaagacaatgtaaaagaatttaaaggagaaaactaaaggctttattgatttaaaaaaataaacaaaaagaaaatatgtaagcataaacaaaagacaaccactgaattacaggcttctgactttggacaggtacatacatacatacttAATGTGGCCGGGTTAAACAGGTTAACAGGATCCCCCCCCCCTTccaacctgggacagtggtataaaaatacaacataagatagaactataaaaatcagttgaaaaaggctcaactcatcagatgagcaaaaatacaagtggacgtggcggGGTACTTGAACATCATaacaacaaaagacaaaaagactttttaacctttttttggtACCgtaaatcaaaacacaaaagtaCATTGCTGCCTCTGTCTgtctgcttcaggttaaagttttggtcaaTGTACAATCAACTTGAAAAGTAGTTCACTTGTTtcctatgatataatctttttgattttactgCCAAATAAGTGTTTTGATCCCGATTTcatgttcaacatgttcaacttaacatagaaaatgaatgtGTGAATGTGATATCTGTGTTCTAAGAACACTCTCTTGTTTTTCACTTCTAAACATCTATTGAgcaatatttgatttttcttatAGGATGCCTGGAACAGGGCCTAAAGACTATCTTTGTATCGCATGTGGAATAAGAACAAAACCAGACAGAAGGAGATTTATTGCTGGTCCTGCATATGCTAACTacagaaaacatttcaaagtaaTTTCATGCAAAGATAATGATGTAACCTGCATAAAATGTTACTCTCAATTTAACCGTAAAAGTAAATCTCAGGCAAAAAGATATGAAGATAACCAAGAGGAATCTGAAAACCAACTGTCTGAATCAGAAGATGACTATGAACCTCCCgcaaagaaacaacaaataaCTACATTAAATAAAAGTCCCAAAATAATACAGCTACCAATAACATCAGCTGGGAAAAGCCATTCTTCATGTTGTGTTTGCAAAGACAGAAAATCCAAATTTCAGACTTTATCAACTGAAAATAGACACAAAGCATTTTTATCAACTGGTCATTTGCTATTGTCAGGAGCACGCTGCTGTCCATCACACATTGATTCAGATGGAAGCCTCAATGAACAAGCCATCCTCCATTTCAAAAGTTTATCAACATCATCAACcacatttttcaacaaaacagaACTGCTGGCTTTAATCACTGATATCcgatcaattgctttaaaaaatgaaaatttaagaattgaTTTTGACAACAAAAACACACTCAAAGATTCCGATTTCCTAAACCTTACCGGCattacaaaagaaaattttgaagaCCTAATCTCACATGTCAAATCCATCAGACAGACAAAAAACAGAAGCATAAGAACATGCATAGCACTTTTTCTTGTCAGATTAAGAACTGGAATGTCATACCCAATGCTCTCAACACTTTTTAACATTGGCAAAACTGGAATAAGAAGAGCAATTGCAACAGCTAGAAAAGAACTCTCCATCAACTTCACTCCCAAATATCTTGGCTTTCAGCACATTTCCAGACAGGACATCAAAGACAATCATACAAGACCTCTAGCAAAAGAATTATTtggaaatgaaattgaaaatccTGTCATTTTAGTTGCAGATGGTACCTACATCTACATTCAAAAGAGCAATAACTTTAAATTCCAAAGACGGTCATATAGTCTTCATAAAAATCGACCTTTAGTTAAGCCAATGATTATTGTATCTACTACAGGATATATTGTATCAGTGTTAGGGCCATATCATGCTGATTACAAGAACAATGATGCCAACATTATTAAACATAACTTTAAATTGAATATGGAGCAGATGACAGATTGGATATCAGAAGGGGACGTTCTTATAGTGGACAGAGGATTTCGGGATGCTGTTGACTTTCTTGAGGAGATGGGGGTCCATTCCAAGATGCCTTCTTTTCTTAAAAAGGGCCAGAAGCAGCACACAGTAGAAGAGGTATAAAATTTTGTTAGCTACAAAACTCTCCTAAAAATAGTGTCTGTTTGACCCATtgtaaaagaaacaacagaTATTCACTAATTTTGATCGTCACTATTTTTGGTCTCAACTTTTATGTGCATGATCAATGTGAAAGAGGGCAATATTTACTAACAGACATAATTTGTGTTACACGTATACCATACGATTTCTTGATGAgctatttaatatttaattcatgTTTCAGTTAATCACATAGTCTTActacttatatttatgtatcCTCCAATATTACAGTATTAAATACTGATCCTAATTTTAGGAACTTATAATCAGCAACATGAAAAAAGACATTTATGGATCAATGTGACGAAGACATCACCAACTCActaaatgaattacaaaatgaaattaaatgctTGTACCACATGATCTTCAATAATGAACCAGTTACCCATTTGCAGGCAGCTATACCTTTCAATTTGAAGATGTCCATTTAACAAGGATTTTTTTGGTCAGCTGAATTATGTGGGAGTAATGCCCCTTTGAactaataaatttcaaaaattattttactgaTGCAGCTTTGTCAGCACAACTTCTTTGAAACCTAGTATTGTACAGATTTTTGTAGAAATTGATTGGTAGCTGACACAATTTGTAGTTATACAGATTACCAAATCTTATTAAAAGCATTCCAAGTGGATACCAACATTTTCTAGTTTCCTAAtgagtaatgttttttttagctaATTTAAAATGCTAGGATTATAAATTACAATTTCACATTTCAGGCAAATTCATCAAGGTTGATAACCAAAATAAGATGGGTGGTTGAGTCTGTAAATGGCAGACTCAAGCTGTGGCGGTACCTGGCAAATATTGTGCCAAACACACAGATACCACACATTGGAGATGACATAAAATTGGTCGCTGCAATTTGTAATAAATACAAACCTCCTTTGAATTCTGGAAATCAAGAAGAAGATCAACTTCTTGCTGCTAAAATGAAGGTAATTAAAGCACTTATACAAGGAAGCAATATAATTCTAGaataatttacattatttatgATTACTACGCTGGTGTTTCACACATCTGGAATTAATGTTTAAACTGAATTTGATGACTCAGTTCACATACCACCATTAAGGGCTCACTGCTTGTTCTCCGGACATTTTATATAGTATTTAAAGCCTATAAAGATAGTATTATTCTGCAATGAGCATGTTCACTATACAAATTCAGGGTAGGAATACACTACAGTAATATTAGTTCAGtatacaaaattaatgttaagCCACACCACTGAGGGAAGTGGTTATTCTGTTAATAAATCTATTGCATAGACATTCAATGATTTTTTGCATAGTGTTCTGGTTAGTTACTCACgtttaccctctttaaataaagaatttattattattattattattattattattattattattattattattatactcaGGTAATTGATTTTGTTGTCATATTGTCccataatacatgtagtactcTAGAGCTTCACACATTATAATTTACAGTCAGGAACACAGGTTGCCCACATCTATTCTGAGaatcttttatttacaaatgtatcttaatttgtatttgttacgtaggattaaaacatttgatacaCACATTgtctgggattttttttttttactagtgCTTGCCGTGAAACAAGCAGGAAATGTTCGGCAAACCTTTcatttctacctgtttctaaTTAGACTTGtcaattctttttatattatatattataaaatattaaatggtaTCATAATGATATTGGGATGCAAACAGTACAAGATACCAGCAAATAACTAGAATTAAATTGATTACTATTCTTAATTGCTTATGTTGTATAATCATTATTTCCAGATGTTAGCATCCAAAGGGAATGCCTTGTTTGAAAGAGTGGTGGAAGAGAAATTGGATAGAAGGATTGCAGCATGGAAAAAAATGGATGCAGAGAATGTCGTTGCAGGATTTCCCACTCTGTCTGAGGAAGAATTAACAAACATTACTGTTGGGGTATATCAGCTCAAACTAGCTAGAAGCTACACTTGTGAACATTTGGATGAGGATGGCGACTACATTATTATGTTAAATGCTGAGATAGCAGATATACTGCGCGTAAAAATCCAAAGTCGTCATACCTCATCAAAACTATACTTGCTGTGGATCGAGTATGGGCCTGCAGTAATTAAGGGGTGGTATTGTCAATGCAAGGCTGGTGCTCGTGTTGTGGGGGCTTGTGCTCATGTTTCATCAGTACTGTGGTACTTAGGATATGCTAGGTATGCTGATTCCGTGCGCAATATTAAGAACTGGTCAATGTATTTAGAGGATGCATCCAATGTACCAGAAGAGATTGAGGACTCAGATAGTGAAGCAAGTGGTATTGAAGAGTAACAGCTTTAGCATGTGTTTTATTTCACTGTCAGTCACTGAATATGcataatatttatgtacatgtatataaaatgatCTTCcctctatatttaattatattcagAATTATTTTGCATAAATTGCTTCAATGAAAGTATGATGAACTTTTGTCATTGTTTTGCATCTATTTGTTGTTGCTGTCTATAGACATCAAACTTCTCTTCCATGTCCATTAAATTCTTTGCATCTTAAGTATTAGGTCATTGATTAATGGAAAGTTCAACACTGTACATTTCTGTGTAATTCTAATGTCCATTTCAGTATCTAGTAGGTAGTGAATCAACCAAATTGTATGCTGGTATATATTTCAAGTTGAACTTAATTTAAGTCTTATCTGATAAGGATATCATTTGAATTTCATAATTATAGTTAGTTTAAGTCAGGAAAGATGTTATACAGAGAGTGAGAGTAGATCATGCAATGCAATCTTAAGTATTtgatttgacaatttttcatGAGCAAAATGATAATCTCAAAGACCAAAGCAAGTATGACGAATTATTTCCTAAAATTCTCATTGCTGTagaattttaatagtttttttgaCCAAAAATGATTTGATAACTATGAATTGATGTTGTTTTAGTATCAGGTTAAGTGTTTGTTATTAAATGATTCCAGAAATTCTCATGTTAGAGAGATTTTCACAGTATTTGGTCAAAAAATGactttcaaatgcatttttatgAACTTTGATATTGTTAACTGTATCAATTCAAAAGATATGCaccatactttttgttttaactatttgTGCAGTGATTGTTATTAAATTATCCCAGAAATCCTCACTTTATGAagattttacagtattttgccaaaaaatgactttaaaatGCATTCTTATGTATTTTTACAACTTTGATATTGTGAACTgtatcaattcaaaatatatgtaccatactttttgttttaactatttgTGTAGTGATTgttattaaaggggcactagctgtcaaattcatggtcaccaatttgactcaaattctcatatttgattaataacaatgtaaaaaatttatccaatctatcaaacgtttaaaataaacagtttacagagcatggggtagatgatatgtaggttcgtttcgtgtgtatttaaatccagacgccatctaattaactatcgatttgacctcagatgaccatataagcgatgtaaacacaaataaagatatgaataggttaaaccagcacgtgcaattggatttttataggtctgtttgatttgaatttatagattaaaaatataagttactcattgtttttaactgtaaaagaaatgatttatgtggatcgaattagtaatcaaatgatttaccgtagtttcactttcattgttgacattttttttctttaaataaccagttcacgtacaatgcatgcgttgtcagtctCTAGCTAGGGGGTTAAGttaagttcacatgaataccggttagaatgatgatgacgttttcacttgcaagtgaatcagtcaaaaattatgtataatcgcttatttcaacaaaattaaagcaaattgattgctaaaagcaaattattatttcattattccaatctaattaatgataaatctaaaaaaatatatactttatttttttataaatatcgtagctagtgctcctttaaaTTATCCCAGAAATCCTCACTTTATGAagattttacagtattttgccaaaaaatgactttaaaatGCATTCTTATGTATTTTTACAACTTTGATATTGTGAACTgtatcaattcaaaatatatgtaccatactttttgttttaactatttgTGTAGTGATTGTTATTAAATTATTCCAGAAATCCTCACTTTATGAAgatttttacagtattttgccaaaaaatgactttaaaatGCATTCTTATGTATTTTTACAACTTTGATATTGTAAACTGTatcaattcaaaacaaatgCACCATACTTCTTATTTAAACTATTTGTGGAGTGATTGTTATTAAATTATGCCAGAAATCCTCACTTTATGAAgatttttacagtattttgccaaaaaaatactttaaaatgtattgttATGTATTTTTACATCTTTGATATTGTAAACTGTATCAATTCAAAAGATATGCaccatactttttgttttaactatttgTGCAGTGATTGTTATTAAATTATGCCAGAAATCCTCACTTTATGAAgatttttacagtattttgccaaaaaaatactttaaaatgtatTCTTATGTATTTTTACATCTTTGATATTGTAAACTGTATCAATTCAAAAGATATGCaccatactttttgttttaactatttgTGCAGTGATCGTTATTAAATTATCCCCGAAATCCTCACTTTATGAAgatttttacagtattttgccaaaaaaaatactttaaaatgcattcttatgtatttttacatctttgatattttaaactgtatcaattcaaaatatatgcaccatactttttgttttaactatttgTTTAGTGATTGTTATTAAATAATCCCAGAAATCCTCattttatgaagatttttacagtattttgccaaaaaaatactgtaaaatgCATTCTTATGTATTTTTACAACTTTGATATTGTGAACTgtatcaattcaaaatatatgtaccatactttttgttttaactatttgTGTAGCGATTGTTATTAAGTTATCCCAGAAATCCTCACTTTATGAAgatttttacagtattttgccaaaaaataactttaaaatgcaTTCTTATGTATTTTTACAACTTTGATAGTGTAAACTGTATCAATTCAAAACATATGCACCATACTTGTTATTTAAACTATTTGTGGAGTGATTGTTATTAAATAATCCCAGAAATCctcattttatgtatatttttaatggtttttgccccaaaaaagacatttaattgCAGTTTAATGTCAATTAAAAACTCTGATATAGGTGTTGGTGTTGTTATATAACATATGCATTATTGGATACATTTAACTTGtgtttaataaatttgttattaCTCAAATCCAGAAATTCTCactttttcttgatttttttacttttttgccCAAAAATGGTGAAAAAATGGCCAAAAGTGttagaaaataacattttatggCAAAGTCATGTTAGTTTCACCAGGAAATCCTTCACAGCACTAGTTTTGAGATTGGGCCAAAAATGGCCCTTAATGACCCTTCTCCTTTGTCATAAAAGAAAGCATTATTGACTATCTTGAATGTCTTTTTCTTCGAGGAATGGGATTGCTTTGAAATTCTCTGATTTCCCATAGCTGACAATTTCCACGTGCTGAGGCCATAACAGTTGGTGATCCTGTGACATGTAAGGCTAATGCATTCCTTTGGAAATCTTGGACAGTTGGGTTATCACATCTACCTCCCATTCCACGTTGCTTCGAAAAGTATGCTTCCAATGGTTCCTGGTTGAATTTGTGGCTCGTTAAGAACTTTACATCATCAAGGGGTAAAAGCTCTTTCGCAAGGGACACAAAAGACTTTACTGAAAGAAACAAATTGTACAAAAATTAGAAACTTAATTACATACAATTTCTATCTtacaatattttgtctttttatgagCATGTGTGTATTCCTTTGGGcatgatatttatcaaaaattgaaaaagttgaGATAATGAAACTGTTATTAATTGTactaattgaaaaatatgaaatgtaatagtACCAGTTATTCGAAATCCTTCTGAAGTCTCTCTGCTCAAGCATAACTTGTTTTTTTCCTTCTGTGTCAAGTCTGGCTGCTGCTGACAACTGGCTTCCCACTGATCAAGCCACCCAATGAAATCTTTTTCCAGCCACtgaattattcaaaatcataaattggaagtgttttgtatataattatcaTGAATGATGTAAAATTGTCATTCaatgaaaacacatttaaaattacataattacAGTGTATGACCATTATGACGAGAATGCAATCAACAACATATATCTATTTGTATCTAATATTGCttgtctttatcatgtttatatagtacttatcaaaaagaagatgtggtatgattgccaatgaaacaactatcaaccaaagaccaaaatgacacaaacattaacttgccaatgaaacaacaatgaacaaagtccataccgcatagtcagctatacaacataagaacgaactataaaaattagttaaaaaattcttaactcatcagatagatataaaatacaagtggacgtggtcaggtacttatacatcccaacatttacatgtatacaaacatGCACTACatcttaaattaatttgtacatgttgaTCACATTTAAGTTTACCTCAAACCGCCAATCTTGAACATCTCTATAAGGAAACAATGCTGTTTTTTTAGTGTGTAAACCTTCTGTGATGTTTCTCACATTTAAGCAGTCGAAAAATGTATCAACTTTCTGAATAAAAAGACATAAAGACTGGGTGTCCTGTCTACCAATCAGATGCAAGGCATGTGCTGTACTACTACTCAAGACCTGTAAAACACACATACACATATGAGTTATACTAAAACACTGGTGCCGccaatttgattgattgattgattgttggttgcttaacgtccagtggcaaatatttcatgcatattcaggacgagaacaagttaacaataaatactataggtaggttgttaaaatagaggatgatggtcggagaaatttggactgccacaggaaaatgagggtatattggatagagacagaaattttgccttgcaacaggccacctacggacccctcaaagagttgttgcaagggttcttaacgtgcaaagagcgtggcactctctttacacgaggcatcggatttaacgtcccccttctgaccggacgtgactgcgaacttatacatcccgcacagccaaacggacgccccacttcggcaagcgttttactgccggtcgggagaagaccaagtgaccatatttctataccccagtcaccctttgGGATCCGCCAATttgaaacataatatatatattatgagaTAAAACTTGTATAACCATAAAATGAAGGTCTACTGTTTAACTACATAAAATTACTATAGGACAAACAGAGAAGAGACCAGAAAGCACAACACCTTAGTATAAAAAATAACCACAATAACGTTATTTTCTCTTTCAACAAATTGTCTTAAAATTGGTTATGTTAGTTATTACCTGAACTGCCAGTCACGCATTCGTAGAGTTGGTGTAAGGTAAAGATGTTCCACTGTAATCCTGGGTAGAAGTCTCAAACCAAGACCCTGAAGATCATTCTCAACCAATCTCACTATTTGTGTCCATTGAAGAGATTGACCATTATactatattaaatttttttttttaattaattcgtCATGATTATTCCAGatatatttgcaactggacatTTAGGAAACACTGAAATGTTATTCcctgtatatatgttataacaTAAAAAGTGGTTGCCAACGGTTCTAATGTGACCATTTTGTAGTTagacatatattttcaatttcatgacTTTTTTCATGTGTGGTCCTGTGTGATGCATGCAGTTGTTTAAAAAAGGTTTGGGTATTACCGTACAGGAACCAatacattttctatataaaaattaaagagatTTGATATGATtgtaaaagagacaaatatccaccaaattaattcaaatgaTGTGGATATAGGCAATTAAATGCTACTgttcagccttcaacaatgagtaaaacccgcACCATAAATACACATACATTGCAGCATGCTTAAGACCTCAACATGTAAAGCCCTTTCTTCTTGTTCTTAATTATTTGTATCTATATTTATGACTAACTTACATGAAGATTTCTCGTCTTGTTGTGCCAATTTGAGTTTTCTAAGTTGTTTC
The nucleotide sequence above comes from Mytilus trossulus isolate FHL-02 chromosome 5, PNRI_Mtr1.1.1.hap1, whole genome shotgun sequence. Encoded proteins:
- the LOC134718740 gene encoding uncharacterized protein LOC134718740 isoform X1, which codes for MSSFTRMPGTGPKDYLCIACGIRTKPDRRRFIAGPAYANYRKHFKVISCKDNDVTCIKCYSQFNRKSKSQAKRYEDNQEESENQLSESEDDYEPPAKKQQITTLNKSPKIIQLPITSAGKSHSSCCVCKDRKSKFQTLSTENRHKAFLSTGHLLLSGARCCPSHIDSDGSLNEQAILHFKSLSTSSTTFFNKTELLALITDIRSIALKNENLRIDFDNKNTLKDSDFLNLTGITKENFEDLISHVKSIRQTKNRSIRTCIALFLVRLRTGMSYPMLSTLFNIGKTGIRRAIATARKELSINFTPKYLGFQHISRQDIKDNHTRPLAKELFGNEIENPVILVADGTYIYIQKSNNFKFQRRSYSLHKNRPLVKPMIIVSTTGYIVSVLGPYHADYKNNDANIIKHNFKLNMEQMTDWISEGDVLIVDRGFRDAVDFLEEMGVHSKMPSFLKKGQKQHTVEEANSSRLITKIRWVVESVNGRLKLWRYLANIVPNTQIPHIGDDIKLVAAICNKYKPPLNSGNQEEDQLLAAKMKMLASKGNALFERVVEEKLDRRIAAWKKMDAENVVAGFPTLSEEELTNITVGVYQLKLARSYTCEHLDEDGDYIIMLNAEIADILRVKIQSRHTSSKLYLLWIEYGPAVIKGWYCQCKAGARVVGACAHVSSVLWYLGYARYADSVRNIKNWSMYLEDASNVPEEIEDSDSEASGIEE
- the LOC134718740 gene encoding uncharacterized protein LOC134718740 isoform X2 → MPGTGPKDYLCIACGIRTKPDRRRFIAGPAYANYRKHFKVISCKDNDVTCIKCYSQFNRKSKSQAKRYEDNQEESENQLSESEDDYEPPAKKQQITTLNKSPKIIQLPITSAGKSHSSCCVCKDRKSKFQTLSTENRHKAFLSTGHLLLSGARCCPSHIDSDGSLNEQAILHFKSLSTSSTTFFNKTELLALITDIRSIALKNENLRIDFDNKNTLKDSDFLNLTGITKENFEDLISHVKSIRQTKNRSIRTCIALFLVRLRTGMSYPMLSTLFNIGKTGIRRAIATARKELSINFTPKYLGFQHISRQDIKDNHTRPLAKELFGNEIENPVILVADGTYIYIQKSNNFKFQRRSYSLHKNRPLVKPMIIVSTTGYIVSVLGPYHADYKNNDANIIKHNFKLNMEQMTDWISEGDVLIVDRGFRDAVDFLEEMGVHSKMPSFLKKGQKQHTVEEANSSRLITKIRWVVESVNGRLKLWRYLANIVPNTQIPHIGDDIKLVAAICNKYKPPLNSGNQEEDQLLAAKMKMLASKGNALFERVVEEKLDRRIAAWKKMDAENVVAGFPTLSEEELTNITVGVYQLKLARSYTCEHLDEDGDYIIMLNAEIADILRVKIQSRHTSSKLYLLWIEYGPAVIKGWYCQCKAGARVVGACAHVSSVLWYLGYARYADSVRNIKNWSMYLEDASNVPEEIEDSDSEASGIEE